The proteins below are encoded in one region of Ascaphus truei isolate aAscTru1 chromosome 10, aAscTru1.hap1, whole genome shotgun sequence:
- the RPE65 gene encoding LOW QUALITY PROTEIN: retinoid isomerohydrolase (The sequence of the model RefSeq protein was modified relative to this genomic sequence to represent the inferred CDS: deleted 2 bases in 1 codon), whose product MQEAQFSQPHFQRVCFFTGERMSHCVEHPAAGYKKLYDTAEELASPMTAHITGRLPLWLSGSLLRCGPGLFEVGSEQYYHLFDGQALLHKFDLKEGQVTYHRKFVRTDAYVRAMTEKRIVITEFGTFAYPDPCKNIFSRFFSYFKGLEITDNALVNVYPVGEDYYACTETNYITKVNPETLETIKRVDLCNYVSINGVTAHPHIENDGTVYNIGNCFGKHFAFAYNIVKMPPLQADKEDPVTKAKVVVQFPCSERFKPSYVHSFGMTPNYLVFVEQPVKINLLKFLSAWSIWGANYMDCFESHETMGVWMHVAEKHTGEYLNIKYRTSAFNVFHHINTYEDNGFLVVDLCCWKGFEFVYNYLYLANLRENWEEVKKQAQKAPQPEVRRYVLPLDIQKSDTGKNLITLPYTTATAVLRSDETIWLEPEVLFSGPRQAFEFPQINYKKYGGKAYTYAYGLGLNHFVPDRLSKLNVKTKETWVWKEPNSYPSEPIFISSPDAMEEDDGVLLSVVVRPAVGHKPAFLLILDAKDMSEIARAEVDTNIPDIPWNVQKSLSRNLDHINNGPSTSLTQVLEVMHVQSTSQWFVFPMCHLFAWILCDS is encoded by the exons GCAGGTTGCCTCTGTGGCTATCGGGCAGCCTCCTGAGATGTGGACCTGGATTATTTGAAGTTGGCTCTGAACAGTACTATCACTTGTTTGACGGCCAAGCCCTTCTCCACAAGTTTGACTTAAAGGAGGGGCAAGTTACATATCATCGAAA GTTTGTGCGCACTGATGCTTATGTCCGAGCAATGACGGAGAAGCGCATTGTCATTACAGAATTTGGCACTTTTGCGTACCCTGATCCATGCAAGAATATATTTTCCAG GTTTTTTTCGTATTTCAAAGGCTTGGAAATTACGGATAATGCCCTGGTTAATGTGTATCCGGTGGGGGAAGACTATTACGCCTGCACGGAGACCAATTATATAACAAAGGTTAACCCAGAGACCCTGGAGACCATTAAAAGG GTGGATCTCTGTAACTATGTCTCCATCAACGGAGTTACAGCCCATCCTCACATCGAAAACGATGGCACCGTGTACAATATTGGGAACTGCTTTGGAAAACATTTTGCTTTTGCCTACAATATCGTCAAAATGCCTCCTCTTCAAGCAG aCAAAGAGGATCCAGTAACTAAAGCAAAGGTTGTTGTTCAGTTCCCTTGCAGTGAGAGGTTTAAGCCCTCCTATGTTCACAG CTTCGGTATGACTCCAAACTATTTAGTCTTTGTAGAGCAACCAGTGAAAATCAACCTGCTCAAGTTCCTCTCTGCATGGAGTATTTGGGGAGCCAACTACATGGATTGCTTCGAGTCACATGAAACAATGGGC GTGTGGATGCACGTGGCAGAAAAACATACAGGAGAATACCTCAATATCAAATACAGGACATCAGCATTCAACGTATTCCATCACATTAATACGTATGAAGACAATGGCTTCCTCGTTGTGGACCTGTGCTGCTGGAAAGG GTTTGAGTTTGTTTACAATTACTTGTACCTGGCTAATTTACGTGAAAATTGGGAAGAAGTGAAGAAACAAGCTCAAAAAGCCCCTCAGCCAGAAGTGCGTAGATATGTTCTGCCATTAGATATTCAGAAG AGTGACACCGGTAAGAACCTAATAACTTTGCCCTACACAACAGCCACCGCTGTGTTGCGCAGCGATGAAACCATTTGGCTAGAACCAGAGGTTCTTTTCTCAGGTCCTCGCCAAG CCTTTGAGTTTCCACAAATCAATTATAAGAAATATGGTGGGAAAGCGTACACATACGCATACGGACTTGGATTGAATCATTTCGTGCCAGACAGG CTTTCTAAGCTGAATGTTAAAACCAAAGAAACTTGGGTTTGGAAGGAACCGAACTCATACCCCTCTGAGCCCATCTTTATCTCCAGCCCTGATGCCATGGAAGAAGACGATG GAGTGCTGCTAAGTGTAGTTGTTCGCCCTGCAGTGGGACACAAGCCAGCGTTCCTCCTGATTTTGGATGCAAAGGACATGAGTGAAATTGCTAGAGCTGAAGTTGACACCAACATTCCA GACATTCCATGGAATGTTCAAAAAAGCTTGAGCAGAAATCTGGATCACATTAACAATGGACCATCGACATCTTTAACTCAGGTTCTAGAAGTGATGCATGTACAAAGTACAAGTCAATGGTTTGTCTTCCCAATGTGTCATTTATTTGCATGGATTCTGTGCGACTCCTGA